Proteins from a genomic interval of Lolium perenne isolate Kyuss_39 chromosome 1, Kyuss_2.0, whole genome shotgun sequence:
- the LOC127343129 gene encoding uncharacterized protein produces the protein MASMERQLQRQDQPINMTAALEALSPLLNNPRRTVVLAEAFTSGVMALLLLQLILGSYRRQTSSVWVQAGTWATYTLSFPAIAYTLGLMQSSPVKNVMYPVWAVSLLLAAGCTNAVKVYELGDNKQWIRSFFNYYQYTIYSAMICWLLYPTSLNAKEYLYFAFKMFAPSTYFKVVKNPAVAVSSLTLAVVITAFMGRELACLMVERGYFCVRRVAKFMNNLPANDDGFDPLSMRGYKYPVHFRICTEANVITIDQIWQCEGRLLLRSGSTTDQCCVGLKDVCLAYAMYQLLKRRYYGMACAEEHLDETRDFVFKGLLHGTDDDYETAFRIVEVELGFCHDYFFTKHAIIFELETGFFILFVLRIMLILVVAYFVWLNSLSVKTPTAIIEVHSRRVDAIITVLVLVTVLLIELLQATFYMASDWCKVSVACRYVTGSWYQGNAFFEKLMGYLSRFTIFRHWKDTVDQYSVFSNPNAAHMAAESDLQAVKLAIVRSLRSCDGLPTNGEGSLRRNGVFAEFSWALQGQAQAEIMLVWHIATEHVNAKSENGEATELHRQVAVCLSRYCVYLMDSAPELLPGYFGDTKSAMCDVKEDVSKVSRSRRHGSQDPEDDGSILMTGVKLGKQLDGIVDRWKVLADFWTEKILYVAPSDNVKAHMEGLANGGELLTHVWVLLTHAGIHKINREEGRNSTMPSQPSQGSV, from the coding sequence ATGGCCTCCATGGAGCGGCAGCTGCAGCGGCAAGATCAGCCCATCAACATGACAGCTGCGCTGGAGGCTCTGTCCCCCTTGCTGAACAACCCGCGACGGACCGTCGTCCTGGCGGAAGCTTTCACGTCGGGGGTCATGGCACTGCTGCTCCTGCAGCTCATCCTTGGTTCGTACAGACGGCAGACGAGCAGCGTCTGGGTCCAAGCCGGTACATGGGCGACGTACACTCTGTCGTTCCCAGCTATCGCCTACACCCTGGGCCTGATGCAGTCATCTCCAGTGAAGAACGTCATGTACCCGGTCTGGGCTGTCTCGTTGCTACTGGCCGCTGGGTGCACCAACGCTGTCAAGGTCTACGAGCTTGGCGACAACAAGCAGTGGATTCGGAGCTTCTTTAACTACTACCAGTATACCATCTACTCTGCAATGATCTGCTGGCTACTGTATCCCACTAGCCTGAACGCCAAGGAGTATCTGTACTTTGCCTTCAAAATGTTTGCACCGTCGACATACTTTAAGGTTGTCAAGAATCCTGCAGTTGCTGTCTCATCTCTAACTCTCGCTGTTGTGATTACGGCATTCATGGGAAGAGAGCTTGCGTGCCTGATGGTTGAGCGTGGCTATTTCTGCGTCAGAAGAGTTGCCAAGTTCATGAACAACCTACCAGCTAATGATGATGGGTtcgatcctttgagcatgagaggCTACAAGTACCCGGTTCACTTTAGAATTTGTACAGAAGCCAATGTGATCACCATCGACCAGATCTGGCAGTGTGAAGGCAGGCTCCTCCTCAGGTCAGGTAGTACTACTGATCAGTGTTGCGTAGGACTCAAGGATGTGTGCCTGGCATACGCCATGTATCAGCTATTGAAGCGTCGCTACTATGGGATGGCATGCGCCGAGGAACACCTTGATGAAACCCGTGATTTTGTCTTCAAGGGATTGCTGCATGGTACAGATGATGACTATGAGACAGCTTTCAGGATTGTTGAGGTGGAGTTGGGGTTCTGCCATGACTACTTCTTTACCAAGCATGCTATCATATTTGAACTGGAGACAGGATTCTTCATTCTCTTCGTGTTGCGGATTATGCTCATTCTCGTAGTTGCATATTTTGTGTGGCTAAACTCACTATCTGTCAAGACACCCACTGCTATCATTGAAGTTCACAGCAGAAGGGTTGACGCTATCATCACTGTCCTTGTTTTGGTCACAGTCCTGCTCATAGAACTACTGCAAGCTACATTTTATATGGCCTCAGATTGGTGCAAGGTGTCGGTTGCATGTAGGTATGTTACAGGATCGTGGTATCAAGGCAATGCTTTCTTTGAGAAGCTTATGGGATATCTTAGCAGATTTACGATATTCAGGCACTGGAAGGACACAGTTGACCAGTATTCGGTATTTTCAAACCCCAATGCTGCCCATATGGCTGCTGAGAGCGACCTGCAAGCTGTGAAGCTGGCTATTGTTAGGTCTCTAAGATCATGTGATGGTCTACCAACTAATGGAGAAGGGTCACTAAGGAGGAATGGTGTGTTTGCCGAGTTTTCTTGGGCATTGCAGGGTCAAGCTCAGGCAGAGATCATGTTAGTCTGGCACATCGCGACTGAGCACGTGAATGCCAAATCTGAAAACGGAGAAGCAACAGAGCTCCACAGGCAAGTTGCGGTATGTCTATCAAGGTACTGCGTGTACCTGATGGACTCTGCCCCAGAATTGCTTCCTGGGTACTTCGGAGATACAAAGTCTGCCATGTGTGATGTAAAAGAAGATGTATCCAAAGTTTCAAGATCCCGACGACATGGTTCACAAGATCCAGAGGATGACGGGAGCATCCTCATGACAGGCGTGAAGCTTGGAAAGCAGCTCGATGGCATTGTTGATCGGTGGAAGGTTCTGGCAGATTTCTGGACAGAGAAGATTCTGTACGTCGCGCCATCGGATAACGTTAAGGCACACATGGAAGGTCTCGCCAACGGAGGGGAGCTTCTGACGCATGTCTGGGTCCTCCTTACTCATGCTGGCATCCACAAGATTAACAGGGAGGAAGGTAGGAACAGTACAATGCCAAGCCAACCATCTCAAGGAAGTGTCTAA